A segment of the uncultured Desulfobulbus sp. genome:
AAGAGCCATGGAGGCAACTGTAACCAACCGGAGGAGCGTAATCAATGGAGCTGGAGATTCCCGCTGAAGTCAAGGGCAGGCAAGAGTTGGTGGTGAGCAAGGAAGATACCGCAGCCAAATACGGTAGTGGACTGGTCGAAGTGTACGCCACCCCGGCCATGGTGGCCTTGATGGAAAAGACCTGTCTGGTTTCCGTGCTTCCCTATCTGCCCGAAGGGCACGGCACGGTCGGGATCAAGATCGATGTGAGCCACAGCAAAGCCACCCCGGTGGGGATGAAGGTCACCTGTGAATCGACCCTGGTCGAGATCGACC
Coding sequences within it:
- a CDS encoding thioesterase family protein — protein: MELEIPAEVKGRQELVVSKEDTAAKYGSGLVEVYATPAMVALMEKTCLVSVLPYLPEGHGTVGIKIDVSHSKATPVGMKVTCESTLVEIDRKRLVFEVLASDEKGEIGRGRHERFVINTAKFMEKL